TTTTCTTTGTGCTAACCATTCCTCCAAATTAGGACCCGCTCCGTATAAAAAGCACGTATCGACCTTTCCATAACCATATTTATCGCGTAATCTTAATGCAATTTTTGTTAAATCCTCTCTTACTGCTTGATCACTACTGCCACGTCCAATCAGTAATACACTTGCATTGTTAGAATGGAGTTGTGTTTCTAAAATTCGTTTTTGAAGTGTATCAATTAATAGTTCATGTACGCCGAGTGGTTCACCATATGTAAAATGCACTGTTGGATATCGCTTTTGTGCTTTTTCAATTTCCTTTGGAATATCATGCTTGGCATGCTGCGCGGCTAACAACAAAATTGGCATAATCGCAATGGCTGTTGCTCCTTGGCGGAAGCAGTTTTCTATACCTTGTGCAATCGTCGGCTCGGCTAGTTCCAAAAAACAAATTTCTTGTATTGGTAATGCAATGTCCTGTTGCACGCGTTGTAGAAATGCAACTGCTTGCTCTACACCAGCTTTCACACGACTGCCATGTGCTACATATAAAATCGCTTGCATCAAAACACTTCCTTATACTGACATCTCTTTGAAAGGCATTTGTGGACAAACTTCCTCAAACCATTGGATTTTTTCCCTTAATGTCACCACCTTACCAATTACAATCATGCTCGGATTTTGAATTTTTTCTTGTTGTACGACATCCACAATAGTTGCTAATGTACCTAGCACCGTTTTTTGTTGTGCACATGTTCCCCAATGAATAAGTGCGACAGGCGTTTGCGCATCACGTCCATATCGCAGTAACTGCTGTTGAATATAAGGTAAATTGCCAACACCCATATAAATCGCAAGTGTATCAATCCCTTTAGCAAGGCTTTCCCATTGAATACCATCATCTTTTCCTTCTCGCATATGCCCTGTGACCATTGCAAAGCTTGAACTCAAATCCCGATGTGTAACAGGAATACCCGCATAGGCAGGTGCAGCTATACCAGATGTAATACCAGGTATGACCTCAAATGGTATATGATGTTGTGCCAGTACTTCAGCTTCCTCCGCCCCTCTACCGAAAACGAATGGGTCACCTCCTTTTAACCTTGTGACGATAAAACCTTGTTGAGCATAGCTTACAAGCGAATGATTAATATGCTCTTGAATCATGGCATGCCGATTTGGTAATTTACCGCAAAATATTAACTTGGCACCTTTTTTCGCATAGGCTAATAAATCCTTATTGACCAGTCTGTCATATAAAATGACATCCGCTTGTTCAATGCAGCGCAATCCACGCACTGTAATCAAATCAACATCTCCAGGACCCGCTCCTACTATGAACACTTTCCCCATGTCGTTGCACTCCTTTCCATCGATAAAAAAAGAGACTCATACTATCCATAGACACAGTCCTGCCTTTGGATAATAAGAGCCTCTAGTTTGCTAGTCAGCTTTTATTTTTAATTCTTAGTAATATAATAAGAATAATAAATAATTTAGTATATTCTGTCAACAGTTGTTTTATTCATTTTACAAGTCAACGAAGAAACCAATCGTTACAAGACGCAAAAAAATATGCTAGGAGCGAATACTCCTAGCATACTTTTTTACTTTTTAATGAGCCAACTGTTAAACTGCTGGCCCCCATTTAAATCACATTAATAAGGTCTACGATACCTCGGGTATGGTCTACCTGGCGGGTAAAATGGACCTGGTGGGTATGGACGATAGTTTGGATAATTAGGGTAGTTTGGATAGTTTGGATATTGATTAAATTGTGATCCAAGTAGACCGCCTAAAAATCCTCCAAAAAATGGTGCGCCAATTGGCCAAAAGAAGCCACCGAAGCC
This DNA window, taken from Lysinibacillus sp. FSL M8-0337, encodes the following:
- a CDS encoding sirohydrochlorin chelatase codes for the protein MQAILYVAHGSRVKAGVEQAVAFLQRVQQDIALPIQEICFLELAEPTIAQGIENCFRQGATAIAIMPILLLAAQHAKHDIPKEIEKAQKRYPTVHFTYGEPLGVHELLIDTLQKRILETQLHSNNASVLLIGRGSSDQAVREDLTKIALRLRDKYGYGKVDTCFLYGAGPNLEEWLAQRKQDNEQVFIVPYLLFTGILRQSIAKRLQGYEVKNMILCNSLGYDDNVRKVLVERIIDLIKRNYLEEGCFS
- the cobA gene encoding uroporphyrinogen-III C-methyltransferase, with amino-acid sequence MGKVFIVGAGPGDVDLITVRGLRCIEQADVILYDRLVNKDLLAYAKKGAKLIFCGKLPNRHAMIQEHINHSLVSYAQQGFIVTRLKGGDPFVFGRGAEEAEVLAQHHIPFEVIPGITSGIAAPAYAGIPVTHRDLSSSFAMVTGHMREGKDDGIQWESLAKGIDTLAIYMGVGNLPYIQQQLLRYGRDAQTPVALIHWGTCAQQKTVLGTLATIVDVVQQEKIQNPSMIVIGKVVTLREKIQWFEEVCPQMPFKEMSV
- a CDS encoding uroporphyrin-III methyltransferase, with the translated sequence MRNFGGYPGGFGGFFWPIGAPFFGGFLGGLLGSQFNQYPNYPNYPNYPNYRPYPPGPFYPPGRPYPRYRRPY